From Enhydrobacter sp., the proteins below share one genomic window:
- a CDS encoding CsbD family protein: protein MAPTTAFAQSTTTTTTTEAEAKTIWEKIKGSWTTTKGAVKEQWGKLTDDDLMEIEGRREQLVGKIQARYGIPREEAEAQVSGWERNYRSM from the coding sequence ATGGCGCCAACGACCGCGTTTGCGCAATCGACGACCACGACGACCACCACAGAGGCCGAGGCCAAGACAATCTGGGAAAAGATCAAGGGCAGCTGGACGACCACCAAGGGGGCCGTGAAGGAGCAATGGGGCAAGCTGACCGACGACGACCTGATGGAGATCGAGGGTCGCCGCGAGCAGCTCGTCGGCAAGATCCAGGCGCGCTACGGCATCCCGCGTGAGGAGGCGGAGGCGCAGGTGAGCGGCTGGGAACGAAACTATCGAAGCATGTGA
- a CDS encoding response regulator, with amino-acid sequence MSSAGRTARLTGLVLGLTIAVLVVAGTLLMVTHSTSSSRQHKLVVTNYESIGLMAQALIAMQDVELGQRGFLLTGSAASLQAYEDARLRLNSTLKQLEAAAGRDIDAQRQIAEFRVSAMDRVRELGAAISAYQTYGRDAALSSAQVGLGRQTMDHIRRIADSFVEGQRLLLAGRLANLRSEQEQADLAGMLVLGGALLCLIAGMYIVIRGAGRLEDTQRQLAARSRLLQTTLETLFEPIVVLDATGRVVAWNEAFARLAGWDPRKQSPPTLEALMSEPGSTVRVLLEPLGLGASSKEPVLTVRVAHDGREYEISRGEMSDGGAVVRCLDVTDRVRNETALRQGQKMEAVGQLTGGMAHDFNNILQVIQANLDLVRGDVAESPTAIARLQSASAAAERGARLTQQLLAFARRQPLAAQATDVGRLVSDLAELLRHALGEPIALDFTVAADAWNAKIDPGQLENAILNLAINSRDAMPEGGHVRIAVSNATLDRRYAALHGDVVPGQFVLVDVSDDGPGMPADVVGRAFDPFFTTKRDGKGTGLGLSMVYGFVRQSNGHIRIDSAIGQGTSVKLYLPRTLEPVEHAEAPVVEVAAGSERILVVEDNDDVRSVVVEMLLGRGYRIVAAENPDIAASILERDADFDLLFSDVVMPGNLSAIELAGLAKRRNPQIAVLLTSGYARDLIPETSRASYPLIPKPYHGDELVLRIRSLLAERGGGGALPADAAPSPPARTAVADPGRPRRVLLVEDEVVLRMSTTDMLERLDCLVTAVGSGEQALEILAKGTEFDMLVTDLGLPGINGEQLAVEIQRRWPRLPVVIASGYGPSGTRIQGIQFISKPYSSADLQQALDQAARSAAR; translated from the coding sequence ATGTCTAGCGCCGGCCGCACGGCGAGACTGACCGGTTTGGTGCTCGGTCTCACCATAGCCGTGCTGGTCGTGGCCGGAACGTTGTTGATGGTAACGCATTCGACGTCGTCATCCAGACAGCACAAATTGGTCGTGACCAACTACGAGTCGATCGGACTGATGGCGCAAGCTCTGATCGCCATGCAGGACGTCGAACTGGGGCAGCGGGGATTCCTTCTTACCGGCAGTGCCGCCAGCCTCCAGGCCTACGAGGATGCCCGACTGCGCCTCAACTCCACCTTGAAGCAGCTTGAGGCGGCGGCAGGCCGCGATATCGACGCGCAGCGGCAGATCGCGGAGTTCCGCGTCTCCGCGATGGATCGGGTGCGTGAACTGGGAGCCGCGATCTCGGCCTATCAGACCTATGGCCGTGACGCCGCGCTTTCGTCGGCGCAAGTCGGGTTGGGGCGGCAAACGATGGACCATATTCGCCGCATCGCGGATTCGTTCGTCGAAGGTCAACGCCTGCTGTTGGCCGGCCGACTCGCCAATCTGAGGTCCGAGCAGGAGCAGGCAGACTTGGCTGGAATGCTCGTGCTCGGCGGCGCGTTGCTGTGCCTGATCGCGGGCATGTACATCGTCATCCGCGGTGCCGGCAGATTGGAGGACACCCAGCGCCAGCTGGCGGCGCGATCGCGGCTGCTGCAGACCACTCTCGAGACTCTATTTGAACCCATCGTCGTGCTCGATGCGACGGGAAGGGTAGTCGCCTGGAACGAGGCGTTTGCGCGTCTCGCAGGCTGGGATCCACGCAAACAATCACCGCCGACGCTCGAGGCGCTGATGTCGGAGCCAGGCTCGACAGTTCGCGTCCTGCTTGAACCACTGGGCTTGGGGGCGTCCTCGAAGGAGCCCGTGCTGACGGTGCGTGTTGCCCACGATGGGCGGGAATACGAAATCTCGCGCGGGGAGATGTCGGACGGCGGTGCGGTGGTGCGCTGCCTCGACGTCACCGACAGGGTGCGGAACGAGACCGCATTGCGGCAGGGCCAGAAGATGGAGGCCGTCGGCCAACTCACCGGAGGCATGGCGCATGACTTCAACAACATCCTGCAGGTGATACAGGCCAATCTCGACCTCGTGCGCGGCGACGTCGCGGAGAGTCCGACGGCGATCGCGCGCCTGCAAAGCGCCTCGGCAGCCGCCGAGCGCGGCGCGCGGCTCACCCAGCAGCTGCTCGCCTTCGCACGCCGGCAACCCCTGGCGGCACAGGCGACCGATGTCGGCCGCCTGGTGTCGGATCTTGCCGAACTCCTGCGGCACGCACTCGGCGAGCCTATCGCGCTCGACTTCACAGTCGCCGCCGATGCCTGGAACGCCAAGATCGATCCGGGACAACTCGAGAACGCAATCCTCAACCTGGCCATCAATTCACGGGATGCGATGCCCGAGGGCGGGCATGTCCGGATCGCCGTGTCCAACGCCACGCTGGACCGTCGGTATGCGGCGCTCCATGGCGACGTCGTCCCGGGACAGTTCGTGCTGGTCGACGTCAGCGACGACGGCCCCGGCATGCCGGCCGACGTGGTTGGCCGAGCCTTCGATCCGTTCTTCACCACCAAGCGCGATGGCAAGGGCACCGGGCTTGGACTGAGCATGGTTTACGGCTTCGTTCGTCAATCGAACGGGCATATCAGGATCGATAGCGCGATCGGGCAGGGCACCAGCGTAAAGCTCTATCTGCCTCGGACGCTGGAGCCGGTCGAGCATGCCGAAGCACCGGTCGTCGAGGTTGCTGCGGGAAGCGAGCGTATCTTGGTCGTCGAGGACAACGACGACGTTCGTAGTGTCGTCGTGGAGATGCTCTTGGGGCGCGGCTACCGCATCGTGGCTGCCGAAAACCCGGATATCGCAGCGAGCATCCTGGAGCGGGATGCGGATTTCGATCTGCTGTTCTCCGACGTCGTGATGCCGGGAAACCTGTCGGCCATCGAACTGGCCGGGCTCGCGAAGCGTCGCAATCCGCAAATTGCCGTACTGCTCACGTCGGGCTATGCGCGCGATCTGATCCCGGAGACCAGCCGAGCCAGCTATCCACTGATCCCCAAGCCTTATCACGGAGACGAACTCGTGCTGCGCATACGGTCCCTGCTCGCGGAACGGGGCGGCGGCGGCGCGCTCCCGGCCGACGCCGCCCCGTCGCCACCTGCCCGCACCGCCGTCGCCGACCCGGGCAGGCCGCGGCGAGTGCTTCTGGTGGAGGACGAGGTCGTGCTCCGAATGTCGACGACCGATATGCTCGAGCGGCTCGATTGCCTGGTGACCGCCGTCGGCAGTGGCGAACAGGCCCTCGAGATCCTCGCCAAGGGAACGGAGTTCGACATGCTGGTCACCGATCTCGGCCTGCCGGGGATCAATGGCGAACAACTCGCCGTCGAGATTCAAAGGCGCTGGCCGCGACTTCCGGTGGTGATCGCCAGCGGCTATGGCCCGTCGGGCACCCGCATCCAGGGCATCCAGTTCATCAGCAAGCCGTACTCTTCGGCAGACCTGCAGCAGGCGCTCGACCAAGCGGCCCGAAGCGCCGCGCGCTGA
- a CDS encoding response regulator, which translates to MSDAQMTKALSEAVTRTLPFLRRYARAVTGSQQHGDEWVRLCAEVAMRQPELIAEAGDTKRGIFALFHRLQQPFGRLDERHEGAGVSGRLKESLTDMAPRQRQVLLLTVLEGFTVEDAAHILDVEVGVAEGALAEARRELQRVASVKVLVIEDEAVIALDVADIVRNAGHEVVGIAATEKAAVELAKKHSPHLVLADIQLRGSDSGIAAVREIMRAIAVPVIFVTGYPERLLTGAQLEPAFVISKPFDPDLLRAAIAQALDTVSI; encoded by the coding sequence GTGTCGGACGCGCAAATGACGAAAGCTCTTTCCGAGGCAGTCACCAGGACATTGCCGTTTCTGCGGCGTTATGCACGCGCCGTCACGGGATCTCAGCAGCACGGCGACGAATGGGTGCGATTGTGCGCCGAGGTCGCCATGCGGCAGCCGGAGTTAATCGCCGAGGCGGGTGACACAAAACGCGGCATCTTTGCTCTTTTTCATCGTCTGCAGCAGCCGTTCGGGCGGCTCGACGAGCGGCACGAAGGCGCCGGAGTGAGTGGGCGCCTGAAGGAATCCCTCACGGACATGGCGCCAAGGCAGCGCCAGGTGCTGCTGTTGACGGTGCTCGAAGGATTCACGGTCGAGGACGCAGCCCACATCCTCGACGTCGAAGTGGGTGTGGCCGAGGGGGCGCTTGCGGAGGCGCGGCGCGAGCTTCAGCGCGTCGCCTCGGTGAAGGTACTCGTGATCGAAGACGAGGCCGTCATCGCGCTCGATGTCGCCGACATCGTGCGGAATGCCGGACACGAGGTGGTCGGCATCGCGGCCACGGAGAAGGCGGCCGTCGAACTGGCGAAGAAGCACTCGCCGCATCTGGTTCTTGCCGATATCCAGTTGCGGGGATCGGACAGCGGAATCGCCGCAGTGCGGGAGATCATGCGGGCGATCGCGGTTCCCGTCATTTTCGTCACCGGCTATCCGGAGCGTCTCCTGACCGGGGCCCAGCTCGAACCGGCCTTCGTCATCTCCAAGCCCTTCGATCCCGACCTGCTTCGCGCTGCCATCGCTCAGGCGCTGGATACGGTTTCGATCTGA
- a CDS encoding CsbD family protein: protein MNWDRVEGNWKQFSGKVREKWGKLTDDDIAVLSGKQEQLVGRIQERYGVAKDEAERQVKAWTESL from the coding sequence ATGAATTGGGACCGTGTGGAGGGCAACTGGAAGCAATTCTCGGGCAAGGTCCGGGAGAAGTGGGGCAAGCTCACCGACGACGACATCGCCGTCCTCAGCGGCAAGCAGGAACAGCTCGTCGGCCGCATTCAGGAGCGCTACGGCGTCGCCAAGGACGAGGCGGAGCGTCAGGTCAAGGCTTGGACCGAGAGTCTCTGA
- a CDS encoding sigma-70 family RNA polymerase sigma factor has translation MKDDIVRLLPDLRAFARFMCREREVADDLVQNTVLTALDKQAQFAPGTNLKGWLFTIMRNRFYSDLRSQRRRPTVINDAEAAPIAAVDNPEALLELKELSVALWRLSPQSREALILIGAGGFSYEEAARLCECSVGTLKARVSRARKQLVETLK, from the coding sequence ATGAAGGACGACATAGTGAGGTTGCTCCCGGACCTTCGGGCTTTCGCGCGTTTCATGTGCCGCGAACGTGAAGTCGCCGACGACCTCGTGCAGAACACGGTCCTCACGGCGCTAGACAAGCAAGCCCAGTTCGCACCGGGTACGAACCTCAAGGGGTGGCTGTTCACCATCATGCGGAACCGCTTCTACTCGGACCTGAGAAGCCAGCGGCGGCGCCCGACGGTCATCAACGACGCCGAAGCCGCGCCGATCGCCGCCGTCGACAATCCCGAAGCGCTCCTGGAGTTGAAGGAGCTGTCCGTCGCTCTTTGGCGATTGAGCCCACAATCACGTGAGGCGCTGATCCTGATTGGCGCGGGAGGCTTCTCTTATGAGGAAGCTGCAAGGCTGTGCGAGTGCTCCGTGGGGACACTTAAGGCGCGGGTCTCGCGGGCCCGCAAGCAACTCGTCGAAACTCTAAAATAG
- a CDS encoding sigma-70 family RNA polymerase sigma factor: MAIEATSSKNRKQLQSVDDFHEQLKAILPRLRVYALSLTRDRDSAEDLVHDTVIKALTGRNSFQPGTNLSAWVFRIQRNEFISGLRRTRPSVPVDSAIAETLSHQPHQESRLVMREFMSAFGKLAPTQREALLLAVLEGQSYEVIAAHTGVSVGTVKSRISRARDTLERLLLEGDTGERPAAEGEAPDHAAREVEEDRPTIGVR, from the coding sequence ATGGCTATCGAAGCGACGAGCAGCAAGAACAGGAAACAGTTGCAGAGTGTCGACGATTTCCATGAGCAGCTGAAGGCAATTCTTCCACGGCTGCGCGTCTATGCCCTTTCGCTGACGCGTGATCGCGATTCTGCCGAAGATCTCGTGCACGATACGGTCATCAAAGCACTTACTGGGCGCAACAGCTTCCAGCCGGGCACCAATCTCTCGGCCTGGGTGTTCCGCATCCAGCGCAACGAGTTCATTTCGGGATTGCGGCGTACCCGCCCGTCGGTACCGGTGGATTCGGCCATTGCGGAGACACTTTCACATCAGCCGCATCAAGAGAGCCGCTTGGTGATGCGCGAGTTCATGTCGGCCTTCGGCAAGCTCGCGCCGACCCAACGCGAAGCACTGTTGCTCGCCGTACTCGAAGGCCAGTCTTACGAGGTCATCGCGGCGCATACAGGCGTTTCGGTCGGTACCGTGAAAAGCCGGATTTCTCGGGCGCGCGATACGCTCGAGCGGCTGCTGCTCGAGGGCGACACAGGTGAACGCCCTGCGGCAGAGGGCGAAGCGCCTGACCATGCGGCTCGTGAGGTCGAAGAGGATCGGCCCACGATCGGCGTACGCTAA
- a CDS encoding glucose 1-dehydrogenase, which produces MFDLSGRVAVVTGGNGGIGLGMAKGMAAAGASIVVAGRDTGKNAAAVKEIQGLGAKATAIPVDVLKEESCRALMGEAVKAFGRLDILVNNAGMSIRKQPQEFSAADWHTVMDSNLTSAFLCSQAAYPELKKSGAGKIINIGSMMSIFGAAFATPYAASKGGMVQMTKAMATAWAKDNIQVNAILPGWIDTALTRQARQQVPQLHESVLRRTPAGRWGDPGDFAGIAVFLAAPASDFVTGAAITVDGGYSVQG; this is translated from the coding sequence CTGTTCGACTTGTCAGGCCGGGTGGCCGTTGTCACCGGCGGCAATGGGGGAATCGGCCTTGGAATGGCCAAGGGCATGGCCGCGGCCGGCGCCAGCATAGTGGTGGCGGGGCGCGACACCGGCAAGAACGCCGCCGCGGTGAAGGAGATCCAGGGGCTCGGCGCCAAGGCGACAGCCATTCCAGTCGACGTACTAAAGGAAGAATCGTGCCGTGCCTTGATGGGCGAAGCGGTCAAGGCGTTCGGACGCCTCGACATTCTGGTGAACAACGCGGGCATGAGCATCCGCAAGCAGCCGCAGGAATTCTCGGCCGCGGATTGGCACACCGTCATGGACAGCAATCTGACCAGCGCCTTTCTCTGCAGCCAGGCCGCGTACCCCGAGCTTAAGAAAAGTGGAGCCGGGAAGATCATCAACATCGGTTCCATGATGTCGATCTTCGGTGCCGCCTTCGCGACGCCCTATGCCGCCAGCAAGGGCGGCATGGTGCAGATGACAAAGGCAATGGCCACCGCCTGGGCGAAGGACAACATCCAGGTGAATGCCATCCTTCCCGGCTGGATCGATACGGCGCTCACGCGTCAAGCCCGCCAGCAGGTGCCGCAGTTGCACGAGTCGGTGCTGCGCCGCACTCCCGCCGGACGCTGGGGCGATCCTGGCGACTTTGCGGGTATCGCCGTCTTCCTCGCCGCTCCAGCCTCCGATTTCGTCACTGGCGCCGCCATTACCGTCGATGGAGGGTACTCGGTGCAGGGCTGA
- a CDS encoding tetratricopeptide repeat protein, with translation MKLAPFFGAGMAFFVAACGLDVDGSAGKGDSYEAALRRAEEARQVGDLDSALPLYGRALQANPDGVEAKLGLGQSYLALGAAPEAAAQFRDVLGQRRNDSAALRGLAGALIVMGQPAMAERQLDIALTSNANDYRALNAMGVVLDMQGRHAEAQARYGRGIELAPEYLPLRSNLGLSLAISGQEQASLAQLVPLAGLSGADSRVRQNLALAYALAGDFEKSLQMCRRDMDERTAQQSLLYFMQLRALPPAARSAEIRNNPSFFSQYGRRG, from the coding sequence ATGAAGCTGGCGCCTTTCTTCGGCGCGGGCATGGCGTTCTTTGTCGCCGCCTGCGGCCTCGATGTCGATGGATCGGCCGGGAAGGGCGATAGCTACGAGGCTGCGTTGCGCCGGGCCGAAGAAGCACGACAAGTGGGCGACCTCGATTCTGCGCTGCCGCTCTACGGCCGCGCACTGCAGGCCAATCCCGATGGCGTCGAAGCCAAACTCGGCCTCGGCCAGTCCTATCTGGCTCTCGGTGCTGCACCGGAAGCCGCGGCCCAGTTTCGTGACGTGCTGGGACAACGACGCAACGATTCGGCGGCATTGCGCGGCCTCGCTGGCGCTCTGATCGTCATGGGACAGCCGGCGATGGCCGAACGCCAGCTCGACATTGCACTGACGTCGAATGCCAACGACTACCGCGCTCTGAACGCCATGGGTGTCGTGCTGGACATGCAGGGACGTCATGCCGAGGCGCAAGCCCGATACGGGCGCGGCATCGAACTTGCCCCCGAGTATCTGCCCTTGCGCAGCAATCTCGGTCTGTCGTTGGCCATATCGGGACAGGAGCAGGCGTCGCTGGCGCAATTGGTGCCGCTCGCCGGCCTATCCGGTGCCGACAGCCGTGTTCGTCAGAACCTGGCGCTCGCCTACGCGCTCGCGGGCGATTTCGAGAAGTCGTTGCAGATGTGCCGTCGCGACATGGACGAACGCACCGCCCAGCAGAGTCTCCTGTATTTCATGCAGCTTCGCGCGCTGCCACCCGCGGCACGCAGTGCAGAAATCAGGAACAATCCGTCGTTCTTCTCGCAGTACGGACGGCGCGGCTGA
- a CDS encoding pilus assembly protein, giving the protein MDATDDVVGDGDHASAVNSGGPTQLWRDCRGGAILEFAIVAPLLFTLLLGTIDIGRMFYVRQGLEYATEQAARYYALNPTAATSAVTTYLRGQMPGGMGPAVNVGYADTVNCNANSSVTCTMISATYGFNFVAGYLGLGSKTLLARAQAVRY; this is encoded by the coding sequence TTGGACGCCACCGACGACGTTGTCGGCGACGGTGACCATGCCAGTGCCGTGAATTCTGGCGGCCCGACGCAGCTTTGGCGCGATTGCCGAGGTGGTGCGATCCTGGAGTTCGCCATCGTGGCACCGCTGCTGTTCACGTTGCTGCTCGGGACGATCGACATCGGGCGCATGTTCTACGTTCGCCAGGGGTTGGAATACGCGACCGAACAGGCGGCACGGTACTATGCCCTCAATCCGACAGCCGCGACGTCGGCGGTGACGACTTACCTGAGAGGCCAAATGCCGGGTGGCATGGGACCGGCGGTCAACGTCGGCTATGCTGACACGGTCAATTGCAACGCCAACAGCTCTGTGACCTGCACGATGATATCGGCAACCTATGGCTTCAATTTCGTGGCCGGCTACCTCGGACTTGGCAGCAAGACCTTGTTGGCGCGCGCCCAGGCTGTCCGGTACTAA
- a CDS encoding pilus assembly protein: MARDDRGNIIVEFALMLPILFLLLVGLLDLGRYGLQKSAMLHGAREGAQYGIVAPDDTTNVNVTAVNATALAGVSATSSVFCECVAGTAVSCSTNCGAGVTRKRYITVTTNRSFASVLSVGTLSFGSFGSWTPPTTLSATVTMPVP; the protein is encoded by the coding sequence GTGGCGAGGGACGACAGGGGCAACATCATCGTCGAATTCGCCCTGATGCTGCCCATTCTTTTCCTGCTGCTCGTCGGCCTGCTCGATCTGGGCCGGTACGGCTTGCAGAAGTCGGCAATGCTGCACGGGGCGAGGGAGGGGGCTCAGTACGGCATCGTCGCGCCCGATGACACGACCAACGTCAACGTGACGGCGGTGAATGCCACGGCCTTGGCCGGCGTCAGCGCGACCAGCTCCGTCTTCTGCGAGTGCGTCGCCGGTACCGCCGTGTCGTGCTCGACGAACTGCGGGGCGGGCGTGACGCGCAAGCGGTATATCACCGTCACCACCAACAGGAGCTTCGCGTCAGTGTTGTCCGTCGGCACGCTGAGTTTCGGTTCGTTCGGGAGTTGGACGCCACCGACGACGTTGTCGGCGACGGTGACCATGCCAGTGCCGTGA
- a CDS encoding type II secretion system F family protein: MAAFVAFWAAWTAVTWRPPIESRLRALQTRRMKTRGDGQMSAKPSPKAASLGLMRSVADRLNLLRGAAADQTTRKLRHAGFHSRDAAVIYVFIKLALPLALGFLMIVLTSVLNVLALPDNMVAPVCIGAVLAGFMLPEVYIKNVAQRRREILNYVLPEGLDLLTICVEAGLSIDAAFRRVSREMQATMSELATEFEITAIELTYLPDRQQALENMAERNDSPAIAALVNALRQTEKYGTPLAASLRILSQEFRQTRASKAEEKGARMPALMTVPLMVFILPTLIAVLLAPAIMSAFSLT, translated from the coding sequence GTGGCGGCCTTCGTCGCTTTCTGGGCGGCGTGGACGGCCGTCACGTGGCGGCCGCCCATCGAAAGCCGCCTGCGCGCACTGCAGACCCGCCGGATGAAGACACGCGGCGACGGGCAGATGTCCGCCAAACCGTCGCCCAAGGCGGCGTCGCTCGGCCTGATGCGGTCCGTGGCGGACCGGCTCAATCTGCTGCGGGGTGCGGCGGCCGACCAGACGACCCGCAAGCTTCGCCATGCCGGATTCCACTCGCGCGACGCCGCGGTGATCTATGTGTTCATCAAGTTGGCGCTGCCGCTTGCGCTCGGCTTCCTGATGATCGTTCTTACGTCGGTGCTGAACGTGCTCGCTCTGCCCGACAACATGGTCGCTCCAGTGTGCATTGGCGCGGTTCTCGCGGGCTTCATGCTTCCCGAAGTCTACATCAAGAATGTCGCGCAGCGACGGCGTGAGATCCTCAACTATGTGCTGCCGGAGGGGCTCGACCTGTTGACGATCTGCGTCGAGGCCGGCTTGAGCATCGACGCCGCGTTCCGCCGGGTATCGCGGGAAATGCAGGCCACGATGTCGGAGCTGGCGACGGAGTTCGAGATCACCGCGATCGAGCTCACCTATCTGCCTGACCGCCAGCAGGCCCTCGAGAACATGGCCGAGCGCAACGACTCGCCGGCGATTGCGGCTCTCGTGAATGCGCTCCGTCAAACTGAAAAATACGGCACCCCGCTTGCCGCCTCCCTGCGAATTCTGAGTCAGGAGTTTCGTCAAACGCGGGCGTCGAAAGCCGAAGAGAAGGGCGCTCGCATGCCGGCGTTGATGACAGTGCCTCTGATGGTTTTCATCCTGCCAACGCTGATCGCCGTGCTGCTTGCGCCGGCGATCATGTCTGCTTTCTCCTTGACATAA